In Vibrio marisflavi CECT 7928, the following are encoded in one genomic region:
- a CDS encoding carbohydrate ABC transporter permease: MNHPQTIEQVGYKHPWVACILLLPQLAISVTFFYWPMASEFHQSLFQTDPFGFSQQYVGLKNFTSLLGSPEFWHSFLVSVVMAALITVGVMALTLVLSTMVNSVRSKPLSLLYRTFFMLPYAIAPPVTGMIWLFVLSPSVGIIPHLLSSFGISWNPALNPTNAFILVTVAAIWNQIGYNFLFYLAAHKGIPGALYEAATLDNAKTVRKFTKITVPMLKSMSLYLVIVNFIYSFCYIVGLIDVTTKGGPTNSTNVLVYETYQKGFVNNNVGMGAVLSVLLLIIVAGLVYIQCRFLKPKADYA, translated from the coding sequence GTGAATCACCCTCAAACTATTGAGCAAGTTGGATACAAGCACCCTTGGGTCGCTTGTATCCTTTTGCTTCCGCAACTAGCGATTTCTGTGACTTTCTTTTACTGGCCTATGGCAAGTGAGTTTCATCAATCGCTGTTTCAAACCGATCCATTTGGCTTTTCCCAACAATATGTTGGACTGAAAAACTTCACATCACTATTAGGCTCACCAGAGTTTTGGCATAGCTTTTTGGTTAGTGTCGTCATGGCTGCATTAATTACCGTTGGAGTCATGGCACTCACATTGGTTCTGTCGACAATGGTGAACTCAGTTCGCTCAAAACCTTTGTCACTTTTATATCGCACCTTTTTCATGTTGCCGTATGCCATCGCACCACCTGTCACAGGAATGATTTGGCTGTTTGTGCTATCTCCATCGGTGGGCATTATTCCGCATTTACTATCTAGCTTCGGTATCAGCTGGAACCCAGCATTGAACCCGACCAATGCCTTCATATTGGTGACAGTTGCTGCAATTTGGAACCAGATTGGCTACAACTTTCTGTTCTATTTGGCGGCACACAAAGGCATACCGGGAGCCCTTTACGAAGCGGCAACATTAGATAATGCTAAAACTGTACGTAAGTTCACCAAGATCACCGTACCGATGCTTAAATCTATGTCTTTGTACTTGGTCATCGTCAACTTCATTTACAGCTTCTGCTATATCGTCGGTCTTATTGACGTCACCACCAAAGGCGGTCCAACCAACTCAACTAATGTGTTGGTATATGAAACTTATCAAAAAGGTTTTGTGAACAACAATGTCGGTATGGGCGCTGTGCTTTCGGTTTTGCTACTAATAATCGTTGCAGGGCTAGTTTACATTCAGTGCCGCTTTTTAAAACCTAAGGCAGACTACGCATGA
- a CDS encoding L-rhamnose/proton symporter RhaT, which produces MSLQYVLLPIILCIVAGFINGSYVTPSKWMKGWNDEIIWLSYTLFGFILLPVLSLLVLDKHIFAQISSVPSHYLMLVLVGGFLWGISQLFFVLALKRTGLAISFVVNISMGTAGGALLPLLWNQSLLGSKYAYLQLLGAVIFVVAVVTTILAGEARRTSQETQQSESKQNNSVIYMILGVFFAILSGLGSIIQGNSYTYANPTLSHAALHNGASLLPANTVAFTLIFIGAFFPNIIYFACLGFRRRSLPSLVQKGAAKNWFYALLMGVGAWGSVLLFCQAQALIGGDLAPTIAWPLFMIFIVLTANFWSFVHGEWNGAGAKAKKLITSSLVLFIAAVIVFGFNSMNKPSQPTVAHTAAQTQVVQQAS; this is translated from the coding sequence ATGTCTTTGCAATACGTGCTACTCCCTATCATCCTTTGTATCGTTGCTGGGTTTATCAACGGCTCTTACGTTACTCCATCAAAGTGGATGAAAGGGTGGAATGATGAAATCATTTGGTTGAGCTACACTCTGTTTGGCTTTATTTTGTTGCCAGTTTTAAGTTTGCTAGTTCTCGATAAGCATATCTTTGCCCAGATAAGCAGTGTACCAAGCCATTATCTAATGTTGGTTCTTGTTGGTGGTTTCCTATGGGGTATCAGTCAGCTGTTTTTCGTACTGGCGTTAAAGCGTACCGGTCTTGCTATTAGTTTTGTTGTCAATATTTCAATGGGTACAGCAGGCGGTGCATTACTGCCACTTCTTTGGAACCAATCACTACTAGGCAGTAAATACGCATACCTTCAGTTGCTAGGTGCAGTGATTTTTGTCGTGGCAGTAGTAACGACTATTCTAGCTGGTGAAGCTCGACGTACTAGCCAAGAAACACAGCAAAGTGAATCAAAGCAAAACAATAGCGTTATTTACATGATTCTTGGTGTATTTTTTGCGATTCTGTCAGGTTTAGGAAGCATTATTCAAGGTAACTCTTACACATACGCAAACCCGACTTTATCTCATGCTGCGTTGCACAATGGTGCGTCATTACTTCCAGCAAACACTGTTGCGTTTACACTTATCTTTATCGGTGCATTTTTCCCAAATATCATCTACTTTGCTTGCCTTGGCTTCCGTAGAAGATCGCTACCCAGTCTTGTACAAAAAGGCGCAGCAAAAAACTGGTTCTATGCTCTTCTAATGGGCGTTGGTGCTTGGGGTTCTGTGCTGTTGTTCTGTCAGGCTCAGGCGTTAATTGGTGGTGACTTAGCTCCAACGATTGCTTGGCCTCTGTTTATGATTTTCATCGTATTAACTGCGAACTTCTGGAGCTTTGTTCACGGAGAGTGGAATGGTGCTGGAGCAAAAGCGAAAAAGCTCATCACTTCTTCTTTAGTTCTATTTATCGCAGCAGTAATCGTATTTGGCTTCAACTCTATGAATAAACCAAGTCAACCTACGGTGGCCCACACTGCAGCGCAGACACAAGTTGTCCAGCAAGCATCTTAA
- a CDS encoding ABC transporter ATP-binding protein, with translation MLTIQNLSKKYPNGYEAIKAPGLSFSIEPNEFVVLVGPSGCGKSTLLRMISGLENVTGGTIDHDGFRMDDKDPAKRKIAMVFQNYALYPHMSCYQNMMFGLKNLKVPRSEAHERIMRTAKMLDVEHLLERKPAMLSGGQRQRIAIGRAIVKKPNIFLFDEPLSNLDAQLRNHMRMEIKKLHKQLNAISIYVTHDQTEAMTLADKLVVLNKGQIEQIGSPQEVFENPKTLFVAKFIGTSPLNLLPVEHDVLSTQEGLIQAETKTLAIRSEDISFAPLQDNQPSVLLKNGRLEEQEILGSESLYHYDFNGLKVTAKGPTNMDSSISKTLYLPWNKLMQFDELGISLDTFKKPLTVPQKLSIFNAA, from the coding sequence ATGCTCACTATCCAAAATTTAAGTAAGAAGTACCCAAATGGCTACGAAGCTATCAAGGCTCCGGGCTTAAGCTTTTCCATCGAACCAAATGAATTTGTCGTGCTTGTCGGCCCAAGCGGTTGTGGCAAATCGACACTGCTGCGAATGATATCAGGGTTAGAAAACGTTACTGGTGGCACTATCGATCACGACGGTTTTCGTATGGATGACAAAGATCCAGCCAAACGAAAAATCGCCATGGTGTTTCAAAATTACGCTTTGTATCCACATATGAGCTGCTATCAAAACATGATGTTTGGTTTGAAGAACCTTAAGGTTCCAAGATCCGAGGCTCACGAGCGTATCATGCGCACAGCAAAAATGCTCGATGTAGAACATCTCCTTGAAAGAAAACCTGCGATGCTTTCTGGCGGTCAAAGGCAAAGAATTGCAATTGGTCGTGCCATTGTGAAAAAGCCCAATATTTTCCTCTTCGACGAACCACTTTCAAACCTTGATGCTCAACTTCGTAACCATATGCGTATGGAAATCAAAAAGCTGCATAAACAGCTCAATGCAATTTCTATCTACGTAACGCACGATCAAACAGAAGCAATGACACTTGCTGATAAGCTTGTGGTATTAAATAAAGGGCAAATCGAACAAATTGGCTCGCCTCAAGAAGTGTTTGAAAACCCAAAAACGTTGTTTGTAGCTAAGTTTATTGGCACGTCACCACTCAACTTGCTACCTGTTGAACATGATGTTTTGTCTACGCAAGAAGGCCTTATCCAAGCTGAAACGAAAACACTTGCCATACGCTCGGAAGATATTAGTTTTGCTCCACTCCAAGACAATCAGCCAAGTGTTCTGCTTAAAAATGGTAGGCTAGAAGAGCAAGAAATATTGGGTTCGGAATCGCTCTACCATTATGATTTTAACGGATTGAAAGTGACCGCAAAAGGCCCAACCAACATGGATAGTTCGATCTCTAAAACGCTTTATTTACCGTGGAATAAGCTGATGCAATTTGATGAATTGGGAATCAGTTTGGACACATTCAAGAAACCCTTAACAGTTCCCCAAAAACTATCCATATTCAACGCAGCATAA
- a CDS encoding ABC transporter permease subunit: MKILNRCLKHLFLIVSAGLILLPLWMVISVAGTQNTDVIGSTAPLYPNVSLLIQHLNEVLFKGVLGLPPYIDLLWRSFVMAASIAVGKILLSLCSAYAIVYFRLPFKRFFFVVIFLTLMLPIEVRMLPSYQIIVDFNMLNSYTGLILPVIASATATLFFKQFFETIPVELLEAARLDNAGYFRFMFKIVLPLSKTNIAAIFLIMFVYGWNQYLWPLMITSKPSFYTITMSLSQISTSLDSQPLWWQAMAGTLVSTIPVVVLMISMQKFFVKGLIQTEK; encoded by the coding sequence ATGAAAATCTTAAACCGCTGCTTAAAGCATCTGTTCCTCATTGTTTCTGCTGGGTTAATACTGTTGCCACTATGGATGGTTATTTCAGTGGCAGGCACACAAAATACTGATGTAATCGGCTCAACGGCCCCTCTGTACCCAAACGTTTCCTTATTGATTCAACACCTAAACGAAGTGCTATTTAAAGGAGTGTTAGGGCTGCCGCCATATATTGATTTGCTTTGGCGCAGCTTTGTCATGGCCGCTAGCATTGCAGTAGGAAAAATACTCTTATCTCTTTGCTCAGCATATGCCATTGTCTATTTCAGATTACCATTTAAACGCTTTTTCTTCGTGGTGATCTTTTTAACTCTGATGTTACCGATTGAAGTTCGTATGCTGCCCAGTTATCAGATCATCGTAGACTTCAACATGCTCAACAGTTACACCGGATTAATCCTCCCGGTGATTGCTTCCGCCACGGCGACGTTGTTCTTCAAACAGTTTTTTGAAACGATTCCCGTTGAGCTGTTAGAAGCTGCTCGACTAGATAATGCAGGCTATTTCCGCTTTATGTTCAAGATAGTTTTGCCACTGTCTAAAACAAACATCGCGGCAATTTTTCTGATCATGTTTGTCTATGGCTGGAACCAATATTTATGGCCATTGATGATCACCTCTAAGCCAAGTTTTTACACTATCACCATGAGTTTAAGTCAGATAAGCACCTCGCTAGATAGCCAACCTTTATGGTGGCAAGCAATGGCAGGCACTCTTGTATCCACTATTCCAGTAGTTGTTCTTATGATCTCGATGCAAAAGTTCTTCGTCAAAGGCTTAATTCAAACAGAAAAGTAA
- a CDS encoding substrate-binding domain-containing protein — translation MRNLFYTTVFVLLVNTSHLATAETLRFALIPKEENNPFFLASRDGCISAAKELKNVQCIFRGPSSIDVRRQDQILSELIEEGVDGIAIAVSQSDFLASNSIHKALKLGIPIITYDADFSKESLTKNPNLRASYIGTNDYELGKALGEQLKAELPEGGNIIIQSGRPDSPNLNLRVMGVRAALSGKDDASLIDKLLNGENGWKEFSKPLYNFGQFERAQTDLKNVLAAHKRKNIAAIVAVGGWTQFLSSYRDIVEPYQQAIANKEIVLITADTADEQLVYLKDKLANGNVGQNPYKMGRQAIMTLHRLSQKQPVAEVVYIPMTYCTPQNFATCTKH, via the coding sequence ATGAGAAACTTATTCTACACCACAGTATTTGTGCTGTTGGTAAACACATCACACCTAGCCACTGCTGAAACACTACGATTTGCCCTTATCCCTAAAGAAGAAAATAATCCGTTTTTCCTTGCAAGCCGAGATGGCTGTATCTCAGCTGCAAAAGAGCTGAAAAACGTTCAGTGTATATTTCGTGGTCCATCGAGTATCGATGTACGCAGGCAAGATCAAATTCTATCGGAACTGATCGAAGAAGGTGTTGATGGCATTGCAATCGCCGTTTCTCAATCAGACTTTCTCGCTTCAAACAGTATCCATAAAGCACTAAAACTCGGTATTCCAATCATTACCTATGATGCAGATTTTTCAAAGGAATCTTTAACTAAGAACCCAAACCTAAGAGCGTCTTATATTGGCACCAATGACTATGAGCTAGGAAAAGCTCTGGGAGAGCAACTAAAAGCAGAACTGCCTGAGGGTGGCAATATTATTATTCAGAGTGGTCGTCCAGACTCGCCCAACCTCAATTTACGGGTAATGGGAGTACGTGCGGCACTGTCAGGTAAAGACGATGCCTCGTTGATAGATAAACTACTTAATGGTGAAAATGGCTGGAAGGAGTTCAGCAAACCGCTATACAACTTCGGCCAGTTTGAGCGAGCACAGACAGACCTAAAAAACGTGTTAGCTGCACACAAGCGAAAAAACATTGCTGCAATTGTGGCGGTAGGTGGCTGGACACAGTTCTTATCCAGCTATCGCGACATTGTAGAGCCTTATCAGCAGGCAATTGCAAACAAAGAGATTGTCTTAATCACTGCAGATACTGCAGATGAACAACTGGTCTATTTAAAAGATAAACTTGCGAATGGCAACGTGGGACAAAATCCATATAAAATGGGTAGACAAGCCATCATGACTCTTCACCGATTAAGCCAAAAACAACCGGTTGCTGAAGTAGTATATATCCCTATGACGTATTGCACGCCGCAAAACTTTGCAACTTGTACCAAGCATTAG
- a CDS encoding RidA family protein, translating to MIERRETKQRMSRAVIHNGTVYFCGQVAKDSTKDITHQTTTMLEKVDELLESVGSSREKLLSATIYIKTMKDFAEMNAVWDAWVPEGHAPARACVEASMAREELLVEISVVAAV from the coding sequence ATGATTGAAAGAAGAGAAACCAAACAGCGCATGAGCCGCGCAGTGATTCACAATGGAACGGTTTATTTTTGTGGCCAAGTTGCTAAAGACAGCACTAAAGACATTACTCATCAAACGACAACCATGTTGGAAAAAGTAGATGAGCTGTTAGAAAGTGTTGGCTCTAGTCGCGAAAAGCTTTTATCTGCAACGATCTATATTAAAACAATGAAAGATTTTGCTGAAATGAACGCTGTTTGGGACGCATGGGTTCCCGAAGGTCACGCGCCAGCGAGAGCTTGTGTTGAAGCAAGCATGGCAAGAGAAGAGCTATTAGTTGAGATTTCTGTGGTTGCTGCTGTTTAA